DNA sequence from the Sinomonas terrae genome:
ATCTGCTCCACCGGCTCTGCCCGCCGGAAGACGCCGATCCGAGCGCGGGCTCCGCGCCGCTCAGCATCCATTCGCATCTCAAGATGGAGGGAAGCTGGCAGATCTACGCCGCAGGTGAGCGATGGCGGAAGCCAGCTCACACCGCCCGCGTCGTGCTTCGCGCTGAGGACGGCACGAGCGCCGTCGGCTTTTCCCTCGGCGTGCTCGAGGTGATCCCGACCGCGGACGAGCAGACCGTCGTCGGCCATCTCGGTCCCGACCTCCTCGGCGCTGACTGGGACCCCGCCCTTGCCGAGGCGAACCTGCGCGCCGAGCAAGACAGGCCCATCGGCCTCGCGCTCCTCGACCAACGAAACCTCGCTGGGATCGGCAACATCTACCGGAACGAGGTGTGCTTCCTCGCCCGTGTCCACCCGGCCACCCCTGTCTCCGGGGTTCCGGATCTGAGCGAGCTCGT
Encoded proteins:
- a CDS encoding DNA-formamidopyrimidine glycosylase family protein; the protein is MPEGDNVWQAASRMHAALAGKRLAQTDFRVPSFATLDLAGWTVLDVVSRGKHLLHRLCPPEDADPSAGSAPLSIHSHLKMEGSWQIYAAGERWRKPAHTARVVLRAEDGTSAVGFSLGVLEVIPTADEQTVVGHLGPDLLGADWDPALAEANLRAEQDRPIGLALLDQRNLAGIGNIYRNEVCFLARVHPATPVSGVPDLSELVAKAQRLLEVNRNRGSRNTTGGFGPRGDSWVYGRAGQPCRRCHTRIQHDVLGEGGVSERDIYFCPRCQPPPQR